A stretch of DNA from Deltaproteobacteria bacterium:
CATGCATCCAAAGGTGGTAAGGCAGGTCGAGAATAATCTTGATGCCGTCCGCCCGCAAAAAACCATCATAAACGGGATTGCCGGCAATTTCATTAGCCCTTTGCGCAAACATCTCAATATCGCCATCTTTTGAATACGGAGTGTATAGATGATCCAGGATGACCCGAACAGGCAGGTTGTCTTCCAATAGAATCTGTTGATAAATCTGAGTAATGTCCAGATCCCCATCTTTGGTCCAGATACCCGTAACGCCCCATTGTGCATACTCTTCAAGAATCTTTTGTTGCAGTTGAACTTGAGTTTCAAACGTTAGCGGTTGCTGTTCTTTTACACTGCGAAGCAGAATCCCATGGGTGGAGGCCAGCTCTGTCTCAACCAGGTAGCCCGTGGCCAGACCTTGTTCATCCCGAAAAATAGTTCCTGCCGCCAAGTCGGGCGGATCGCTTTCAAGTATGCCCGCGACTTCAAGCGCTTTTGTATTGGTCCAGTGTTTATGGCCACTGGAATGAACCAGGTAACAGGGTTTGTCTGGGACGATTTCGTCGAGCAGGTCACGCGTTGGCTGGCTGTTTCCCTCAAAAACACCATCCGTCCAGCCGAAAAGTCGTGGATAGGTGTCTTCGGGGTGTTTTTCTACGTATTCACGAAGTATATCCTGCACCTTTTGAACACTGTCGGCTTCAAACAGGGTGGGGGCACCCGGACTCGTTAAAACATAGGGGGTCTGTGGGTGTGTGTGGCCATCCCAGAATCCAGGTACGATCAAACGTCCCCCTGCATCAATGACTCGACCGGTGGAAGTTTCAGCATCCATGGCTACAATCATGCCATCCATAACTGTCATTGAGGTCTTATAAGGATCTTGAGGATCTCCTGTCCAAATCTTGGCATTGGTGATGGTAATATCTCCGCCTATCGAATTGAGTCCCATCTCACCTGCATTATTATCATCAGAACAGCTCACAAAACCCATCACGCTAACCATCAGTGAAAAAACTATCAATACGTTTAGACATAGCTCCTTCATAAAATACCTCCTTATATTTTCAGTTGAAGTGTTCTGTGACTAACAGAACATAGGTCCCCTGTCAATACGAGCTATTACGAAGTATTTATGCGTCAAGAGCAGGTGTTTGAGCCCCTTGAAGGGAATCTAAGGAGTCAACACCGGAGTCTATAACCTCGAAAATCCAGCATATGAAGGTTACCCAAATCAGGGTTCGGCATCCCATGGCTTTCCCAAACGCTATAATACGTGCATGATCATCGTCTCTGAGCACTCCCCATTTGGTGAAGGCTAC
This window harbors:
- a CDS encoding amidohydrolase, whose amino-acid sequence is MKELCLNVLIVFSLMVSVMGFVSCSDDNNAGEMGLNSIGGDITITNAKIWTGDPQDPYKTSMTVMDGMIVAMDAETSTGRVIDAGGRLIVPGFWDGHTHPQTPYVLTSPGAPTLFEADSVQKVQDILREYVEKHPEDTYPRLFGWTDGVFEGNSQPTRDLLDEIVPDKPCYLVHSSGHKHWTNTKALEVAGILESDPPDLAAGTIFRDEQGLATGYLVETELASTHGILLRSVKEQQPLTFETQVQLQQKILEEYAQWGVTGIWTKDGDLDITQIYQQILLEDNLPVRVILDHLYTPYSKDGDIEMFAQRANEIAGNPVYDGFLRADGIKIILDLPYHLWMHEAYNANGVPTTGHPLEDMDEVRRQIFEADINGLSINVLTMGDRAVTEALDVLEDVAALNPPRTRSHTVEHAEWIKGSDLSRFDELGVVVVMNYMGSYPSDFIPYLEQVFGKERLKNRYQRLKDIVDAGAIVVQGSDFPLAHRDPMLGMHVMVNGTDLEGNPQGGLWPHKNISIEEALKTFTVNVAYTANENNRFGKLKEGYAADFVILSQDILDASFDPLELVKVKVSLTVFNGHVIYEDFGDTEKSVDYDL